A genomic region of Stenotrophomonas sp. NA06056 contains the following coding sequences:
- the cyoB gene encoding cytochrome o ubiquinol oxidase subunit I, which yields MLGKLTWEAVPLHEPIVVVTLAAMVLGGLALLGAVTYFKLWGVLWRDWFTTVDHKKIGIMYVVVALVMLVRGFADALMMRAQLAAAGPGSDGFLPPEHYDQIFTAHGVIMIFFVATPFVVGLMNIIVPLQIGARDMAFPFLNAFSFWIFVVGAALMMISLGVGEFAMTGWVAYPPLSGIEFSPGVGVDYYIWALQASGIGTLLTGVNLFITILRMRAPGMTLMKMPVFTWTVLVTSVIIIAAFPILTVALGALTLDRYLDFNFYTNTLGGNPMMYVNLVWAWGHPEVYILVLPAFGIFSEVTATFSRKKLFGYKSMVGATLAIGILSFIVWLHHFFTMGSGASVNAFFGIMTMIIAIPTGVKIFTWLFTMYGGRVEFSVPMLWTIAFLVTFTIGGMTGVLLAIPGADFLLHNSLFLVAHFHNTIIGGALFGYLAGFVYWFPKVFGFTLNERLGKWSFACWVIGFYLAFMPLYMLGFMGMTRRMNQYDNPAWTPYLIAAFIGALFVFAGIILMLVQIYVSVRDRKRNLDLTGDPWNARTLEWATPSPPPFYNFAVVPKADELDAFHEAKKRGLPPPPKKYAPIHMPKNTGVPLILNVWILVLCFALVWHIWWMAGASFIAMIVTLIARSYNEDVDYYVSSEEVARTEAANHAKLQEAGA from the coding sequence ATGTTGGGTAAATTGACGTGGGAGGCCGTGCCGCTGCACGAGCCGATCGTCGTGGTCACATTGGCGGCCATGGTGCTGGGTGGCCTCGCGCTGCTCGGCGCGGTGACGTATTTCAAGCTGTGGGGCGTGCTCTGGCGCGACTGGTTCACCACCGTGGACCACAAGAAGATCGGCATCATGTACGTGGTGGTGGCGCTGGTCATGCTGGTGCGCGGCTTCGCCGATGCGCTGATGATGCGCGCACAGCTGGCGGCGGCCGGGCCGGGTAGCGATGGCTTCCTGCCACCGGAACACTACGACCAGATCTTCACCGCGCACGGCGTGATCATGATTTTCTTCGTGGCCACCCCGTTCGTGGTCGGCCTGATGAACATCATCGTGCCGCTGCAGATCGGCGCGCGCGACATGGCGTTCCCGTTCCTCAACGCTTTCAGCTTCTGGATCTTCGTGGTCGGCGCGGCGCTGATGATGATCTCGCTGGGTGTTGGCGAGTTCGCCATGACCGGCTGGGTCGCCTATCCGCCGCTGTCGGGCATCGAGTTCAGTCCAGGCGTGGGTGTCGATTACTACATCTGGGCATTGCAGGCGTCCGGCATCGGTACCTTGCTGACCGGCGTCAACCTGTTCATCACCATCCTGCGCATGCGTGCGCCGGGCATGACGTTGATGAAGATGCCGGTGTTCACCTGGACCGTGCTGGTCACCAGCGTGATCATCATCGCCGCCTTCCCGATCCTGACCGTGGCCCTGGGTGCGCTCACCCTGGACCGCTACCTGGACTTCAACTTCTACACCAACACATTGGGTGGCAACCCGATGATGTACGTGAACCTGGTGTGGGCCTGGGGCCATCCGGAGGTGTACATCCTGGTGCTGCCGGCGTTCGGCATCTTCTCTGAAGTGACCGCCACGTTCTCGCGCAAGAAGCTGTTCGGCTACAAGTCGATGGTCGGCGCCACGCTGGCGATCGGCATCCTATCGTTCATCGTGTGGCTACACCACTTCTTCACCATGGGCTCCGGTGCCAGCGTCAATGCCTTCTTCGGCATCATGACGATGATCATCGCCATTCCCACGGGCGTGAAGATCTTCACCTGGCTGTTCACCATGTATGGCGGCCGCGTGGAGTTCAGCGTGCCGATGCTGTGGACCATCGCCTTCCTGGTCACCTTCACCATCGGTGGCATGACCGGCGTGCTGCTGGCCATCCCGGGCGCGGACTTCCTGCTGCACAACAGCCTGTTCCTGGTGGCCCACTTCCACAACACCATCATCGGCGGCGCGCTGTTCGGTTACCTGGCCGGCTTCGTCTACTGGTTCCCGAAGGTGTTCGGCTTCACCCTCAACGAGCGCCTGGGCAAGTGGTCCTTCGCCTGCTGGGTGATCGGCTTCTACCTGGCCTTCATGCCGCTGTACATGCTGGGCTTCATGGGCATGACCCGTCGCATGAACCAGTACGACAACCCGGCGTGGACGCCGTACCTGATCGCCGCCTTCATCGGTGCGCTGTTCGTGTTCGCAGGCATCATCCTGATGCTGGTGCAGATCTATGTGAGCGTGCGCGACCGCAAGCGCAACCTGGACCTGACCGGCGACCCGTGGAATGCACGCACGCTGGAATGGGCCACGCCGTCGCCGCCACCGTTCTACAACTTCGCCGTGGTGCCCAAGGCCGATGAGCTGGACGCCTTCCACGAAGCGAAGAAGCGTGGCCTGCCGCCGCCGCCGAAGAAGTACGCACCGATCCACATGCCGAAGAACACCGGCGTGCCGCTGATCCTCAACGTCTGGATCCTGGTGCTGTGCTTTGCCCTGGTGTGGCACATCTGGTGGATGGCCGGTGCCAGCTTCATCGCGATGATCGTCACCCTGATCGCGCGCTCCTACAACGAGGACGTGGATTACTACGTCAGCTCCGAGGAGGTGGCGCGTACCGAAGCGGCCAACCACGCCAAGCTGCAGGAGGCAGGCGCATGA
- the cyoA gene encoding ubiquinol oxidase subunit II: MNICWNRIRLALVALACIALTGCDWVLLDSKGMVGIAQRDLILICIGLMLIVVVPAIVLTFVFAWRFRAGNTKAKYTPDWSHSTKVEVVVWGVPLIIIAVLAVIVWQSTHELDPYKPLDVAGEPLHVDVIATDWKWVFVYPDLGIATVNQLNFPANRPLAFNITSNSTMNTFFIPQLGGQIYAMAGMRTQLHLIANEPGQFRGMSGNYSGHGFSNMKFIATASSNEDFERWVAEVRSAPQVLDFEQFKALASPSKNAPVQHFSSVEPLLFKKVIDQFIGVGENTAAAAPAGTAGGAQASQE; the protein is encoded by the coding sequence ATGAATATCTGCTGGAACCGCATCCGCCTGGCGCTGGTCGCCCTGGCCTGCATCGCCCTGACGGGCTGCGACTGGGTGCTGCTGGATTCGAAAGGCATGGTCGGGATCGCACAGCGCGACCTGATCCTGATCTGCATCGGCCTGATGCTGATCGTCGTCGTGCCAGCCATCGTGCTGACCTTCGTGTTCGCCTGGCGCTTCCGCGCCGGTAATACCAAGGCGAAGTACACGCCGGACTGGTCGCACTCCACCAAGGTGGAAGTGGTGGTCTGGGGCGTGCCGTTGATCATCATCGCGGTGTTGGCAGTCATCGTGTGGCAGTCGACCCACGAGCTCGACCCGTACAAGCCGCTGGACGTGGCTGGCGAACCACTGCACGTGGACGTGATCGCCACCGACTGGAAGTGGGTATTCGTGTACCCGGATCTGGGCATCGCCACGGTCAACCAGCTCAACTTCCCGGCCAACCGCCCGCTGGCGTTCAACATCACCTCCAACTCGACGATGAATACCTTCTTCATCCCGCAGCTGGGTGGGCAGATCTATGCGATGGCCGGCATGCGCACGCAGCTGCACCTGATCGCCAACGAGCCCGGCCAGTTCCGCGGCATGTCCGGCAACTACAGCGGCCATGGCTTCTCGAACATGAAGTTCATCGCCACCGCCAGCAGCAACGAAGACTTCGAGCGCTGGGTGGCCGAGGTGCGCAGCGCGCCGCAGGTGCTGGATTTCGAACAGTTCAAGGCGCTGGCCTCCCCGTCGAAGAACGCACCGGTGCAGCACTTCTCCAGCGTTGAACCGCTGCTGTTCAAGAAAGTCATCGACCAGTTCATCGGCGTCGGTGAGAACACCGCCGCTGCGGCCCCGGCCGGTACGGCCGGCGGTGCCCAGGCTTCCCAGGAGTAA
- a CDS encoding PLP-dependent aminotransferase family protein — protein sequence MTPPAAGRRLKHPNRTWVRPFREGAGPLYLQIAQQVREAVDDGVLRPGDRLPPQRDLAQQVGVDLTTVTRAFAELRQAGLLDAQGAGGTFIAMSAGNRSTSVDLSMNIPPLLGSAPFAQGMEAGFQHLGQQLGQGELMSYHVGAGSRDDRAAAVQWLAPILGPVGAERVVICPGAQTALCALILARTQPGELIAAEQLTYPGLLAAARVLQRGVVPVAMDAEGMLPDALEEACQLRRPRLLYLVPTIQNPTTATMSAQRRQALLAVARRHDMTVIEDDPYWLLAGDAAPPLAALVDGGCPVYYISTLSKCLAPGLRTAYLVVPAGEPMEPVLDALRAIALMPTQSMVAVASHWIRTGQAQAMVQRFQQELRERQAIAARYLPAPRQAHPAGLHVWLPLPPRLDQYRLIQAAQEQGLGIASSDAFSVEEPPPGNAIRLSLGGAVDQDALAGALAKLNEILSEAPDARHSAIV from the coding sequence ATGACGCCTCCTGCTGCCGGCCGCCGCCTGAAACACCCCAACCGGACCTGGGTTCGCCCCTTCCGTGAGGGCGCCGGACCGCTGTACCTGCAGATCGCCCAGCAGGTGCGCGAGGCGGTGGATGACGGTGTGCTGCGCCCCGGCGACCGCCTGCCGCCACAGCGTGACCTGGCCCAGCAGGTGGGCGTGGACCTGACCACGGTCACCCGCGCCTTCGCCGAACTGCGCCAGGCCGGGCTGCTGGATGCACAGGGGGCCGGCGGCACCTTCATCGCGATGTCCGCCGGCAACCGCAGCACCTCGGTCGACCTGAGCATGAACATCCCGCCGCTGCTGGGCAGCGCGCCGTTCGCACAGGGCATGGAGGCCGGTTTCCAGCACCTGGGCCAGCAGCTGGGCCAAGGCGAGCTGATGAGCTACCACGTCGGCGCCGGCAGCCGCGACGACCGTGCGGCGGCCGTGCAATGGCTGGCGCCGATCCTCGGCCCGGTGGGCGCCGAGCGGGTGGTGATCTGCCCCGGCGCGCAGACGGCGCTGTGCGCGCTGATCCTTGCGCGCACCCAGCCCGGCGAACTGATTGCCGCCGAACAACTGACTTATCCGGGCCTGCTGGCCGCCGCGCGGGTGCTGCAGCGGGGCGTGGTGCCGGTGGCGATGGATGCCGAGGGCATGCTGCCCGACGCACTGGAGGAGGCCTGCCAGCTGCGCCGGCCGCGCCTGCTGTACCTGGTGCCCACGATCCAGAACCCGACCACGGCGACGATGTCGGCGCAGCGCCGGCAGGCTCTGCTGGCGGTCGCGCGGCGGCACGATATGACCGTGATCGAAGACGATCCCTACTGGCTGCTGGCCGGCGATGCCGCGCCGCCGCTGGCCGCGCTCGTCGACGGTGGCTGCCCGGTCTATTACATCTCCACCCTGTCCAAGTGCCTGGCCCCCGGCCTGCGCACGGCCTACCTGGTGGTGCCGGCCGGCGAGCCGATGGAGCCGGTGCTGGACGCCCTGCGCGCCATCGCGCTGATGCCTACCCAGTCGATGGTGGCCGTGGCCTCGCACTGGATCCGTACTGGCCAGGCGCAGGCGATGGTGCAGCGCTTCCAGCAGGAACTGCGCGAGCGCCAGGCCATCGCCGCCCGCTACCTGCCGGCCCCCCGCCAGGCGCATCCGGCCGGCCTGCATGTGTGGCTGCCGTTGCCGCCGCGGCTGGACCAGTACCGCCTGATCCAGGCTGCGCAGGAACAGGGCCTGGGCATCGCCAGCTCCGACGCCTTCAGCGTGGAAGAGCCGCCGCCGGGCAACGCCATCCGCCTGTCACTGGGCGGCGCCGTAGACCAGGACGCATTGGCCGGGGCGCTGGCCAAGCTGAACGAGATCCTGTCCGAGGCGCCCGACGCACGGCATTCCGCGATCGTCTGA
- a CDS encoding DUF6436 domain-containing protein: MGATAPGPRRSMLPLMIALACLFMAGVAAALWQYFGYGEQSTFAEQAIVFDDSQLRLPAELAGDTGRIRVVHFWDPACGVCNRETGAHLSYLISMYRRAGIDFYAIRRPGTQGDLPEPLRNKVINLPTIDGIENIPASPAVAIWDRQGHLAYAGPYSIGMVCNSANSFVEPLLDKLVRGETVRPKGLLAVGCYCPWQAKR; encoded by the coding sequence ATGGGCGCAACCGCGCCGGGTCCACGCCGTTCGATGCTGCCCCTGATGATCGCCCTCGCCTGCCTGTTCATGGCCGGCGTGGCGGCGGCACTGTGGCAGTACTTCGGCTATGGCGAGCAGTCCACATTCGCCGAACAGGCCATCGTCTTCGATGACTCGCAGTTGCGCTTGCCGGCAGAGTTGGCCGGCGACACCGGCCGCATCCGCGTGGTGCATTTCTGGGACCCTGCCTGCGGCGTGTGCAACCGCGAAACCGGTGCGCACCTCAGTTATCTGATCAGCATGTACCGCCGCGCCGGTATCGACTTCTATGCGATCCGTCGCCCCGGCACGCAGGGTGATCTGCCCGAGCCGCTACGCAACAAGGTCATCAACCTGCCGACCATCGACGGCATCGAGAACATTCCGGCCAGCCCGGCGGTGGCGATCTGGGACCGCCAGGGCCACCTGGCCTATGCCGGCCCGTACAGCATCGGCATGGTCTGCAATTCGGCCAACAGCTTCGTCGAACCGTTGCTGGACAAACTGGTGCGCGGCGAAACCGTGCGCCCGAAAGGACTGCTTGCCGTGGGCTGCTATTGCCCGTGGCAGGCCAAGCGCTGA
- a CDS encoding PLP-dependent aminotransferase family protein: protein MTSPTLAGAAATNNNGGHLSEPTDGYGQAPAVGSNDTPRHPPYMPRPDVAGPGVAGLGWVQDVHVHSGPIYLRIVNTLERTINRGGLAPGQRLPSQRALAQQLGVDLTTVTRAFDEARKRGLIEARGPQGSFIAPPKAGFDQAVDLSMNVPPVPDADALAEMLRRGAAAVLARSNAPNLMTYHLGGGNPTDRHAAARWLQPMLGTVDDARLLLTEGAQVALAAILLSQGREGDAILCDHLVYPGLLQAAAALGRRLVTVEGDEHGMCPDALARRARECGARLVYLNPTCQNPTALTVPTSRREALARVLEHEGLLAIEDDPYWHLAETTPIALATLAPRHVFHVATLSKVISPGLRTAFVQCPSAAHAEAMAAALRATRLMGHPLVSALASQLLLDGSAQALLVQVREEARERTRMARYLLAPSLLERTDGLHAWCRVPAPWSDATLVRTAQLQGLAIAPSSAFCPPGAPFASGVRLSLGLAADRRQLENALRRIDRLLLSDALPAIDR from the coding sequence ATGACATCACCGACGCTGGCGGGTGCAGCCGCCACAAACAACAACGGCGGTCACCTGTCCGAACCGACCGATGGTTATGGACAGGCTCCCGCCGTTGGAAGCAACGATACGCCCCGACATCCTCCGTACATGCCGCGACCCGATGTCGCAGGGCCTGGCGTCGCAGGGCTGGGCTGGGTGCAGGACGTGCATGTGCACAGCGGTCCGATCTATCTGCGCATCGTCAACACGCTGGAACGCACCATCAATCGCGGCGGCCTGGCGCCCGGGCAGCGGCTGCCCTCGCAGCGCGCACTGGCGCAGCAGCTGGGTGTGGATCTGACCACGGTGACCCGTGCGTTCGATGAAGCACGCAAGCGCGGACTGATCGAAGCACGTGGACCGCAGGGCAGCTTCATCGCACCGCCAAAGGCCGGCTTTGACCAGGCCGTCGATCTCAGCATGAATGTGCCGCCGGTACCCGACGCCGATGCACTGGCGGAGATGCTGCGTCGAGGCGCAGCGGCGGTGCTTGCGCGCAGCAATGCGCCGAACCTGATGACCTATCACCTGGGCGGTGGCAACCCGACCGACCGCCACGCGGCAGCGCGCTGGCTGCAGCCGATGCTGGGCACGGTGGACGATGCACGCCTGCTGCTGACCGAGGGCGCGCAGGTAGCGCTGGCCGCGATTCTGCTCAGCCAGGGACGCGAGGGCGATGCGATCCTCTGCGACCACCTGGTGTACCCGGGCCTGCTGCAGGCCGCCGCCGCACTGGGACGGCGGCTGGTCACGGTGGAGGGCGACGAACATGGCATGTGCCCCGATGCGCTGGCACGCCGGGCCCGGGAATGTGGCGCGCGCCTGGTCTACCTCAACCCCACCTGCCAGAACCCAACGGCGCTGACCGTGCCCACCTCGCGCCGCGAGGCGCTGGCGCGGGTGCTGGAACACGAGGGCCTGCTGGCGATCGAGGACGATCCGTACTGGCATCTGGCCGAGACCACACCCATTGCGCTGGCGACGCTGGCGCCCCGGCACGTATTCCATGTGGCCACGCTGTCGAAGGTGATCAGCCCCGGCCTGCGCACCGCGTTCGTGCAATGCCCAAGCGCCGCCCATGCCGAAGCGATGGCTGCGGCACTGCGTGCCACGCGGTTGATGGGCCACCCGCTGGTATCGGCCCTGGCCAGCCAGTTGCTGCTGGATGGTTCGGCGCAGGCGCTGCTGGTGCAGGTGCGCGAGGAAGCGCGCGAACGCACACGGATGGCCCGGTATCTGCTGGCGCCCTCGTTGCTGGAGCGCACCGATGGCCTGCATGCGTGGTGCCGGGTGCCAGCGCCCTGGAGCGATGCCACGCTGGTGCGTACGGCACAGTTGCAGGGCCTGGCGATCGCGCCTTCATCGGCGTTCTGCCCGCCCGGTGCGCCGTTCGCAAGCGGGGTGCGGTTGTCGTTGGGATTGGCCGCGGACCGGCGGCAGCTGGAGAACGCGTTGCGGCGGATCGATCGGTTGTTGTTGTCCGATGCGTTGCCGGCAATTGATCGGTAG
- a CDS encoding aminotransferase class V-fold PLP-dependent enzyme: protein MDSRRRSLLRAGALLPAAAALSSLPAAGATRYAGPMQIPATTVAPDVLARDEGYWATVASHFDITDEVNHLENGYWGAMGRETLASYQRHTAEVNRGNAWYGRRAFPAQYMAVHRQVADMLGVGADEIALTRGATEAMLALIGGYNRLAAGDQVLYADIDYDSMINAMRWLQQRRGVQVERIALPVVPDREQILQAYDEAFARLPRLKLLLLTQVSHRHGLVLPVADIAERARARGIDVIVDAAHGFGQIDYAVPDLKADFVGINLHKWIGAPVGVGAMYVRRGRVADLDPYMGETDDGRVGSRVHTGTVNFAAYLALPEAIALHQRIGAASKQARLRYLRERWTVPARQMAHIDVLSSPDPALASALASFRLRGHASVEENQALQKRLLEEHRIFTTHRDGLDSGACVRVTPSVFTRPAQMDALVQALAALA, encoded by the coding sequence ATGGACAGCCGCCGTCGTTCCCTGCTGCGTGCCGGCGCGCTGCTGCCGGCCGCTGCGGCGTTGTCTTCACTGCCTGCCGCGGGCGCCACGCGTTACGCTGGGCCCATGCAGATTCCCGCAACGACCGTGGCGCCGGACGTGCTGGCCCGCGACGAAGGCTACTGGGCCACCGTGGCCAGCCACTTCGACATCACCGATGAAGTGAATCACCTGGAGAATGGCTACTGGGGCGCGATGGGCCGCGAGACGCTGGCCAGCTACCAGCGCCACACCGCCGAAGTGAATCGCGGCAACGCCTGGTACGGCCGCCGCGCGTTCCCGGCACAGTACATGGCGGTGCATCGGCAGGTGGCCGACATGCTGGGCGTTGGCGCCGATGAGATCGCACTGACCCGTGGCGCCACCGAAGCGATGCTGGCGCTGATCGGCGGCTACAACCGGTTGGCTGCGGGCGACCAGGTGCTGTACGCCGATATCGACTACGACAGCATGATCAACGCCATGCGCTGGTTGCAGCAGCGTCGTGGCGTGCAGGTCGAACGCATCGCGCTGCCGGTCGTTCCCGACCGCGAACAGATCCTGCAGGCCTACGATGAGGCGTTCGCGCGCCTGCCGCGCCTGAAACTGCTGTTGCTGACACAGGTCAGCCATCGCCACGGCCTGGTGCTGCCCGTGGCCGACATCGCCGAACGTGCGCGTGCACGCGGCATCGATGTGATCGTCGATGCCGCGCACGGCTTCGGCCAGATCGACTACGCGGTGCCGGATCTGAAGGCGGATTTCGTGGGCATCAACCTGCACAAGTGGATCGGTGCACCGGTGGGCGTGGGCGCGATGTATGTACGCAGGGGCCGCGTTGCGGATCTGGACCCGTACATGGGCGAGACCGACGATGGCCGCGTGGGCAGCCGCGTGCACACCGGCACGGTCAACTTCGCCGCTTACCTCGCGCTGCCCGAGGCGATCGCGTTGCACCAGCGCATCGGTGCAGCCTCCAAGCAGGCACGCCTGCGTTATCTGCGTGAGCGGTGGACGGTGCCGGCGCGGCAGATGGCCCATATCGACGTGCTGTCCTCGCCGGATCCGGCATTGGCCAGCGCATTGGCCAGCTTCCGCCTGCGTGGCCATGCCTCGGTGGAAGAGAACCAGGCGCTGCAGAAGCGGCTGCTGGAGGAGCACCGGATATTCACCACGCATCGCGATGGCCTGGATTCCGGCGCCTGCGTGCGGGTGACGCCATCGGTGTTCACCCGCCCCGCGCAGATGGATGCGCTGGTGCAAGCGCTGGCCGCGTTGGCCTGA
- a CDS encoding TonB-dependent receptor, which translates to MHRSKLSRSILLALSMVSAGGAIAADAGTTDTSSSGNHAAPTQLDAMLVTGTRASNRTQFETLAPVDVFTKQDIQSVDSTDLKDVLAQLVPSFVVQRLPMADGQVFVRPATLRGLSPDQTLVLVNGRRFHRSALLGNRGAQAADLAQIPTSAIKRIEVLRDGASAQYGSDAIAGVINIILEDSPGTEITAGYSQYAQGDGRSRDFSARTGWALGDYGSLALFAESSNSDATSRTRQRPDAIAFQAAHPELEVPNPVQRWGQPELESRRVGFNLKANASDTLEIYAFGLYSHSDGVSDFNWRNPDTTTGAYRTTAIFPGWNLRSIYPVGFSPQYGNVQNDLQLVAGLRGEITPKLRWDLSASYGRNAIDYSLKNSINASLGPNSPTAFDLGRLTQTEKNANADFNYEWDVAALSKPINVAFGAEFRQETYQVRAGDAASYAVGPGAAAGLEANANGAPGFSASQAGTWDQRSKAAYVDMEVPLGERWSIGAAGRYEDFSSFGSTVDGKLSARFAITPDVALRGTVSTGFRAPTPAQLNTTSTTQGLDTRTLQIFTSGRLSPTDPLAQLLGAKPLTPEESRTASLGLTWRTDMGLSGSVDVYRIKLSDRFSQSASFAIPAGTPNPLGYTSVNYFTNDFDTTTTGVDVVGNYLRDLGAGRMTLTLAWNYNQTRVDNGSTSVATNETQRVLFEDRLPEHKGSFTGSWDVGAWSLMARVRYYGKWTDSTGNATGDIYQQFGAMTFLDLAVGYRINEHHSLRVGADNVFDRYPDEATFQASRGLIYSRNAPYDTDGANVYAQYRLTF; encoded by the coding sequence GTGCATCGTTCGAAGCTGTCGCGTTCCATCCTCCTTGCTCTTTCCATGGTCAGCGCAGGAGGCGCGATCGCAGCAGATGCCGGGACGACAGACACCAGCAGCAGTGGCAACCATGCCGCGCCCACCCAGCTCGACGCGATGCTGGTCACCGGTACCCGTGCCTCCAACCGCACCCAGTTTGAAACCCTGGCGCCGGTGGACGTGTTCACCAAGCAGGACATCCAGTCGGTCGATTCCACCGACCTGAAGGACGTGCTGGCACAGTTGGTGCCCTCATTTGTGGTGCAGCGCCTGCCGATGGCCGATGGCCAGGTGTTCGTGCGCCCGGCCACGCTGCGTGGCCTGTCGCCGGACCAGACCCTGGTGCTGGTCAACGGCCGTCGCTTCCACCGCAGCGCCCTGCTGGGCAACCGTGGCGCGCAGGCAGCGGACCTGGCACAGATCCCGACCAGCGCGATCAAGCGCATCGAAGTGCTGCGCGATGGCGCGTCGGCGCAGTACGGCTCGGACGCTATCGCTGGCGTCATCAACATCATCCTGGAAGACAGCCCGGGCACCGAGATCACCGCGGGCTATTCGCAGTACGCGCAGGGCGATGGCCGCTCGCGTGACTTCAGTGCACGCACTGGCTGGGCACTGGGGGACTACGGCAGCCTGGCCCTGTTCGCCGAATCATCGAACTCCGACGCCACCTCGCGCACCCGCCAGCGTCCGGATGCCATCGCATTCCAGGCCGCGCACCCCGAACTGGAGGTGCCCAACCCGGTGCAGCGCTGGGGCCAGCCGGAACTGGAAAGCCGTCGCGTGGGCTTCAACCTGAAGGCCAACGCCAGCGATACGCTGGAGATCTACGCCTTCGGCCTGTACAGCCACAGCGACGGTGTCAGCGATTTCAACTGGCGCAATCCCGATACCACCACCGGCGCTTATCGCACCACCGCGATCTTCCCCGGCTGGAACCTGCGTTCGATCTACCCGGTGGGCTTCAGCCCGCAGTACGGCAACGTGCAGAACGACCTGCAGCTGGTGGCCGGCCTGCGCGGCGAGATCACGCCGAAGCTGCGCTGGGACCTGAGCGCCTCATATGGCCGCAACGCCATCGACTACAGCCTGAAGAATTCGATCAACGCATCGCTGGGTCCCAACAGTCCGACCGCATTCGATCTCGGTCGCCTGACCCAGACCGAGAAGAATGCCAATGCGGACTTCAACTACGAATGGGACGTGGCCGCGCTGTCCAAGCCCATCAACGTCGCCTTCGGGGCCGAGTTCCGACAGGAAACCTATCAGGTGCGCGCCGGCGATGCGGCTTCGTACGCGGTGGGCCCGGGCGCAGCGGCGGGGCTGGAAGCCAATGCCAACGGCGCGCCGGGCTTCTCGGCCAGCCAGGCGGGAACGTGGGATCAGCGCAGCAAGGCGGCCTACGTAGACATGGAAGTGCCGCTGGGCGAGCGCTGGAGCATCGGTGCGGCCGGCCGTTATGAAGACTTCTCCAGCTTCGGCAGCACGGTGGACGGCAAACTGTCGGCGCGCTTTGCGATCACCCCGGATGTTGCGCTGCGCGGCACCGTCTCCACCGGCTTCCGTGCACCAACGCCGGCCCAGCTCAACACCACCAGCACGACCCAGGGCTTGGACACGCGCACGCTGCAGATCTTTACCAGCGGCCGCCTGTCGCCGACCGATCCGTTGGCACAGCTGCTCGGTGCCAAGCCGCTCACCCCGGAAGAATCGCGCACCGCCTCGCTGGGCCTGACCTGGCGCACCGACATGGGCCTGTCCGGTTCGGTCGACGTCTATCGGATCAAGCTCAGCGATCGCTTCAGCCAGTCGGCCAGCTTCGCCATTCCGGCCGGCACGCCCAATCCGCTGGGCTATACCTCGGTGAACTATTTCACCAACGATTTCGACACCACCACCACCGGTGTGGACGTGGTCGGCAACTACCTGCGTGATCTCGGCGCCGGCCGCATGACGCTGACCCTGGCCTGGAACTACAACCAGACCCGGGTAGACAACGGCAGCACCTCGGTGGCCACCAACGAAACCCAGCGCGTGCTGTTCGAAGACCGCCTGCCCGAGCACAAGGGCAGCTTCACTGGCAGCTGGGACGTGGGCGCCTGGTCGCTGATGGCGCGCGTACGCTACTACGGCAAGTGGACCGATTCCACCGGCAACGCAACGGGCGACATCTACCAGCAGTTCGGTGCGATGACGTTCCTCGATCTGGCCGTGGGCTACCGCATCAACGAACACCACAGCCTGCGCGTGGGTGCCGACAACGTGTTCGACCGCTACCCGGATGAGGCCACGTTCCAGGCCAGCCGCGGCTTGATCTACTCGCGCAATGCCCCGTATGACACCGACGGCGCCAATGTGTACGCGCAGTACCGGCTGACGTTCTGA